In Halapricum desulfuricans, a single window of DNA contains:
- a CDS encoding Cdc6/Cdc18 family protein, which produces MTEQDDDTDSAIDSSTGTDSGSDLIDSAFASEQADDESRDRTDTDSQHGSIGASSLDDIVLDDVEDTDDAGEASRGLFDDLLSGEPIFEKKEVLRPSYTPRKLPHREDQINNMATILVSALRGDTPSNILIYGKTGTGKTASAKFVSEELESTSEKYSVACEVEYINCEVTDTQYRVLAQLANKFIEKNRDHITDRIDELESLRERVREDESSLTETDFESIGDIESTLESLREEREGFEEVPMTGWPTDRVYSTFFEAVDYTERVVVIMLDEIDKLVEKSGDDTLYNLSRMNSELENSKVSIIGISNDLKFTDFLDPRVKSSLGEEEIVFPPYDANQLRDILQARAEVAFEDGSLSDDVIPLCAAFAAQEHGDARRALDLLRTAGELAERDKTDRVEEDHVRQAQEKIELDRVVEVVRTLPTQSKLVLFAIILLEKNGVHNINTGEVYNIYKSLCEEIDADVLTQRRVTDLISELDMLGIVNAVVVSKGRYGRTKEISLSVPIDETEAVLLSDSRLGDIEDVQPFVQARFDQ; this is translated from the coding sequence ATGACAGAACAGGACGACGATACCGATTCAGCGATCGATTCCAGTACGGGAACTGATTCCGGGAGCGACCTCATTGATTCGGCGTTCGCTTCCGAGCAGGCTGACGACGAGAGTCGAGATCGGACTGATACCGACAGTCAGCACGGATCTATCGGCGCGTCGTCGCTAGACGACATCGTACTCGACGACGTGGAAGACACTGACGACGCCGGCGAAGCGTCGCGCGGCCTGTTCGACGACCTGCTGAGCGGCGAACCGATCTTCGAGAAGAAAGAAGTACTCCGTCCGTCGTACACGCCTCGCAAACTCCCGCACCGCGAGGACCAGATCAACAACATGGCGACGATTCTCGTCAGTGCGCTCCGCGGTGACACCCCCTCGAATATCCTCATCTACGGCAAGACGGGGACCGGCAAGACTGCCAGTGCCAAGTTCGTCAGCGAGGAACTCGAGTCGACCTCCGAGAAGTACTCCGTCGCCTGCGAAGTCGAGTACATCAACTGTGAGGTCACCGACACTCAGTATCGCGTCCTCGCGCAACTCGCGAACAAGTTCATCGAGAAGAACCGCGATCATATCACCGACCGAATCGACGAACTGGAATCGCTCCGCGAACGCGTGCGTGAGGACGAGTCGTCGCTCACTGAAACCGATTTCGAGTCGATCGGGGACATCGAATCTACGCTCGAATCGCTCCGCGAGGAGCGCGAAGGCTTCGAAGAGGTCCCCATGACCGGCTGGCCGACCGACCGCGTCTACAGCACGTTCTTCGAGGCGGTCGATTACACCGAGCGCGTCGTCGTCATCATGCTCGACGAAATCGACAAACTCGTCGAGAAAAGCGGTGACGATACCCTGTACAACCTCTCGCGGATGAACTCCGAACTGGAGAACTCGAAGGTTTCGATCATCGGCATCTCCAACGACCTGAAATTCACCGACTTTCTCGATCCCCGCGTCAAGTCAAGCCTCGGCGAGGAAGAGATCGTCTTCCCCCCATACGACGCTAACCAGCTCCGGGACATCCTGCAGGCGCGCGCCGAGGTCGCGTTCGAAGACGGTTCGCTTTCCGACGACGTCATCCCGCTGTGTGCGGCCTTTGCGGCGCAGGAACACGGCGACGCTCGGCGTGCACTCGATTTACTCCGGACGGCCGGTGAACTCGCCGAACGGGACAAAACCGACCGCGTCGAGGAAGACCACGTCCGGCAGGCACAGGAAAAGATCGAACTCGATCGCGTCGTTGAGGTCGTCCGCACCCTCCCCACCCAGTCGAAACTCGTCCTCTTTGCGATCATCTTGCTCGAAAAGAACGGCGTCCACAACATCAACACCGGAGAAGTCTACAATATCTACAAGAGCCTCTGCGAGGAGATCGACGCCGACGTGCTCACCCAGCGCCGGGTCACTGACCTCATCTCCGAACTCGACATGCTCGGCATCGTCAACGCCGTCGTCGTCTCGAAGGGCCGATACGGCCGCACGAAGGAGATCTCGCTGTCGGTCCCGATCGACGAGACGGAAGCCGTTCTCCTGAGCGACTCCCGACTGGGCGACATCGAGGACGTCCAGCCGTTCGTTCAGGCCCGGTTCGACCAGTAG
- a CDS encoding S24/S26 family peptidase, protein MEDDGPESGPETVDVPRSEGDDATRSVREKPTDTKPTDRGPKTHRGTESDGDESNWVLYLYDLLSSVGIVVLIGALLFTASGVWPPMVAIESGSMEPVMERGDLVFVMEADRFPGDGAHESGVVSARAGRATGYEKFGAYGDVIVYEPDGSDRRTPVIHRAMFWVEEGENWIDKANPEYLPEDAVCEESTSGGTDVRGCPAPHSGFITKGDANSAYDQVNGIASGPVRPEWIVGTAEYSVPYLGNIRLGAEAGAVKTALNVTNPTSDTTDATGNRTIEVAPSS, encoded by the coding sequence ATGGAAGACGACGGCCCGGAGTCGGGACCGGAGACCGTGGACGTCCCCCGGTCCGAGGGAGACGACGCCACGCGGTCGGTGAGAGAGAAACCGACCGACACGAAGCCGACAGATCGGGGTCCAAAGACACACCGGGGAACGGAGTCGGACGGAGACGAGTCGAACTGGGTACTATACCTCTACGATTTGCTCAGCAGTGTCGGAATCGTCGTCCTGATCGGCGCGTTGCTCTTTACCGCCAGCGGAGTCTGGCCGCCGATGGTCGCCATCGAGAGCGGGAGCATGGAGCCGGTGATGGAGCGCGGTGATCTGGTGTTCGTCATGGAAGCCGATCGGTTCCCCGGGGACGGGGCACACGAAAGCGGCGTCGTCAGCGCGAGAGCGGGACGGGCAACCGGCTACGAGAAGTTCGGCGCGTACGGGGACGTGATCGTCTACGAGCCGGACGGGAGCGACCGCCGAACCCCAGTCATCCACCGGGCGATGTTCTGGGTCGAAGAGGGTGAAAACTGGATCGACAAGGCCAACCCAGAGTACCTGCCCGAGGACGCAGTCTGTGAGGAGTCGACATCCGGTGGAACGGACGTCCGTGGCTGTCCTGCACCCCACTCGGGATTCATCACCAAAGGAGACGCAAACAGCGCATACGACCAGGTGAACGGGATCGCCAGCGGACCGGTCAGACCAGAGTGGATCGTCGGGACCGCCGAGTACTCGGTGCCGTATCTCGGCAACATCCGACTGGGGGCAGAGGCGGGCGCGGTGAAGACGGCGTTGAACGTGACGAACCCGACATCGGACACGACGGACGCGACGGGGAATCGGACGATAGAGGTGGCACCGAGCAGCTGA
- a CDS encoding DNA-directed DNA polymerase II small subunit, whose product MPLETPARIVSELASRGYNAERDAVTLLADAPDTDAALDRALETLPDDALKLRSEHVRDALETDDSKRSLGDRSLSDPSRSEATASPDSDATVDRDSPSTPERSAGPTTDNTSVSTGEEQPQNQNTATTSPVETRGVRSSDSDRQTRGREIDPDRLSVEIDGDMTGQSTGTGEYSDFVAVFRDRYERLSKQLRGRVNHRPTDALESLPGNEDAAVVGMVSDIRSTASGHWLIELEDTNGTFPTLVMKDRPIADLVSELLLDEVIAVEGTLADDGGILFVDSLHFPDIPRTHEPSTADRPVKAALISDVHVGSQEFKADAWHRFADWLHTDDAEGVEYLLIAGDMVEGVGVYPDQDEELDVIDVYDQYERFSEYLKEVPGDMEIVMIPGNHDAVRLAEPQPAFDSELRQTMSAHDARFTSNPSLVTIEGVSVLMYHGVSLDEVIAELPDEKASYDEPHKAMYQLLKKRHVAPQYGGHTRLAPETRDYLIIDEVPDVFHAGHVHKLGYGKYHNVLTINSGCWQAQTDFQKSVNIDPDAGFAPIVDLETLELTVRSFG is encoded by the coding sequence GTGCCTCTCGAGACGCCCGCCCGGATCGTCAGTGAACTCGCGTCCCGCGGCTACAACGCCGAACGCGATGCCGTGACGCTGCTGGCCGACGCGCCGGACACTGACGCCGCTCTCGATCGGGCCCTCGAAACGCTCCCCGACGACGCACTCAAACTGCGATCCGAGCACGTCCGGGACGCACTCGAAACGGACGACTCGAAACGCTCGCTCGGCGATCGGTCGCTCTCCGACCCGTCCCGATCCGAAGCGACCGCGTCCCCGGACTCCGACGCGACTGTCGATCGTGATTCGCCGTCTACTCCCGAGCGCTCGGCTGGGCCAACGACGGACAACACATCTGTTTCGACTGGAGAGGAACAGCCCCAAAATCAAAATACAGCTACAACTTCTCCAGTTGAAACAAGAGGGGTCAGAAGTTCCGATTCTGACCGACAGACGAGGGGCCGTGAAATCGATCCCGACCGGCTTTCGGTCGAGATCGACGGCGACATGACCGGCCAGTCGACCGGGACGGGCGAGTACAGCGATTTCGTCGCCGTCTTTCGAGATCGATACGAACGCCTCTCGAAGCAGCTTCGCGGCCGGGTCAACCACCGCCCGACCGACGCGCTGGAATCGCTGCCCGGCAACGAGGACGCCGCAGTCGTCGGGATGGTCTCGGACATCCGATCGACCGCCAGCGGCCACTGGCTGATCGAACTCGAGGACACCAACGGAACCTTTCCGACGCTGGTGATGAAAGACCGGCCGATCGCCGACCTCGTGTCCGAGCTGTTGCTCGACGAGGTGATCGCCGTCGAGGGGACGCTTGCCGACGACGGTGGCATCCTCTTCGTCGACTCGCTGCACTTCCCGGACATTCCCCGCACCCACGAACCTTCGACCGCGGATCGACCGGTAAAGGCCGCCCTCATCAGTGACGTCCACGTCGGGAGCCAGGAGTTCAAAGCCGACGCCTGGCATCGCTTCGCCGACTGGCTCCACACCGACGACGCCGAGGGCGTCGAGTATCTGCTGATCGCGGGCGACATGGTCGAGGGCGTCGGCGTCTATCCCGATCAGGACGAGGAACTGGACGTCATCGACGTCTACGACCAGTACGAGCGCTTCTCGGAGTACCTCAAGGAAGTGCCAGGCGACATGGAAATCGTCATGATTCCGGGCAACCACGACGCCGTCCGCCTGGCCGAACCCCAGCCCGCCTTCGATTCGGAACTCCGACAGACGATGTCCGCCCACGACGCCCGTTTCACCTCCAATCCTTCGCTGGTCACGATCGAGGGCGTTTCGGTGCTGATGTATCACGGGGTCAGCCTCGACGAAGTGATCGCCGAACTGCCCGACGAGAAGGCCTCCTACGACGAGCCGCACAAGGCGATGTATCAGCTCCTCAAGAAGCGCCACGTCGCCCCCCAGTACGGCGGGCACACGCGACTTGCACCCGAAACGAGGGACTACCTCATCATCGACGAGGTCCCGGACGTCTTCCACGCCGGCCACGTCCACAAACTGGGCTATGGCAAGTACCACAACGTGTTGACGATCAACTCGGGCTGCTGGCAGGCCCAGACGGACTTCCAGAAGAGCGTCAACATCGACCCGGACGCCGGGTTCGCGCCGATCGTCGATCTGGAGACGCTGGAGCTTACCGTTCGGAGTTTCGGGTAA
- a CDS encoding RNA-guided endonuclease InsQ/TnpB family protein, whose protein sequence is MKHTLRFRAYLSDGVASEAWRQIDILRQIRNHAVRDYYSSDYNNRPSDYDQHDKLTEWTDRWLTFAEPSQHAAQQAISQIHDDIKTLQERRDEGYDVGRLRWQGKGEFRSVSYNQSSRFNVDNNTGNDRFVRLRLEKIGWFKIRAERDVPPADDIDEVILKKETTGEWYVSLVTTVEDTPEKPPLRDIDPEDCVGVDLGITSYIHTSENLSVDTLDLSDEYDRYAREQRRLARKEHGSANWENQRRKVAQAKRTIKRKVRDYQHKLTTWLVTEYDVVAVEDLNVKPMLETSQNAKNKQDAAWSQFLELLEYKADLHGTHVVEVEPAGTTKECAVCGVETAKPLWVREHSCPACGHSQDRDLNAAKNILSRGLKQIGAGRSESTPVQTALPTFTPQREVVDAKRVVEAGSPGVVRKTSSSVMTRDGVSRTT, encoded by the coding sequence ATGAAACACACGCTTCGCTTCCGTGCGTACCTTTCCGACGGCGTGGCGAGCGAAGCGTGGCGGCAAATCGACATTCTTCGACAGATTCGCAATCACGCTGTCCGAGACTACTATAGTAGTGACTACAACAACCGGCCATCCGACTACGACCAACACGACAAACTCACCGAGTGGACAGACCGTTGGCTGACGTTTGCCGAACCCTCGCAACACGCCGCTCAACAGGCCATAAGCCAAATCCACGACGATATTAAGACACTCCAAGAGCGGCGAGACGAAGGCTACGATGTTGGGCGGTTGCGGTGGCAAGGCAAAGGTGAATTTCGGTCAGTGTCGTACAATCAGTCCAGTCGCTTCAACGTGGATAACAACACGGGCAACGATCGATTCGTGCGACTTCGACTCGAAAAGATTGGCTGGTTCAAGATTCGAGCAGAACGTGACGTACCACCAGCAGACGACATTGATGAGGTTATCCTCAAGAAAGAGACAACTGGTGAATGGTATGTCTCACTCGTGACCACTGTGGAAGACACGCCCGAGAAACCGCCGCTCAGAGACATTGACCCCGAGGACTGCGTAGGTGTTGACCTTGGCATTACCAGCTACATCCACACCTCGGAGAATCTGTCTGTGGACACGCTTGACCTGTCCGATGAGTACGACCGCTATGCACGCGAACAGCGGAGACTCGCCCGGAAAGAACATGGCTCTGCCAACTGGGAGAACCAACGTCGGAAGGTCGCACAAGCAAAACGGACAATCAAGCGGAAGGTGCGAGACTACCAGCATAAGTTGACGACGTGGCTCGTCACAGAATACGACGTTGTGGCCGTTGAAGACTTGAATGTGAAGCCGATGCTGGAAACCAGTCAGAACGCCAAAAACAAGCAAGACGCCGCGTGGTCGCAGTTTCTTGAATTGTTGGAATACAAAGCTGACCTGCACGGCACACACGTTGTGGAAGTGGAGCCAGCAGGCACGACGAAAGAGTGCGCTGTGTGTGGTGTCGAAACAGCCAAGCCACTCTGGGTACGCGAACATTCCTGTCCGGCGTGCGGCCACTCGCAAGACCGCGACCTGAACGCGGCGAAGAATATTCTCTCTCGTGGTTTGAAGCAGATAGGGGCGGGACGCTCCGAATCAACGCCTGTGCAGACTGCGCTCCCTACGTTCACACCTCAGCGAGAGGTTGTGGATGCAAAGCGCGTCGTTGAAGCAGGAAGCCCCGGGGTCGTACGGAAGACATCGTCTTCCGTGATGACGAGAGACGGAGTCTCTCGAACCACTTGA
- a CDS encoding type II toxin-antitoxin system RelE family toxin, with translation MSDDGWEWELATDAEEDLATFTPEEQDRILDKLDEIVDSPWRDPPDYGEPLQNSPYKKVRVGGFRLSVAFKSDEQRMVVARVKRRGGA, from the coding sequence ATGAGTGACGACGGCTGGGAGTGGGAACTGGCGACGGACGCAGAGGAGGATCTCGCTACGTTCACCCCCGAAGAACAGGACCGGATACTCGACAAACTCGACGAAATCGTCGATTCTCCGTGGCGAGATCCACCGGACTACGGGGAGCCGCTCCAAAACAGCCCCTACAAGAAGGTCCGCGTCGGTGGGTTCAGACTTTCAGTGGCGTTCAAGTCGGACGAACAGCGGATGGTCGTAGCGCGAGTCAAACGCCGCGGCGGTGCGTGA
- a CDS encoding ribbon-helix-helix domain-containing protein: MSGAITSGDGDDEILTVNFKVTESFLEEIDDTWQGRGFNSRSEFIRYTLRDAVEFPTFDRDELVALLAAEEDIREGRTLTADEARERFGTDDE, from the coding sequence ATGTCTGGAGCAATTACGAGCGGTGACGGCGACGACGAGATATTGACAGTGAATTTTAAAGTCACGGAATCATTTCTCGAAGAGATCGACGACACGTGGCAAGGACGGGGGTTCAACAGCCGGAGCGAGTTTATCCGCTATACGCTTCGAGACGCGGTCGAGTTTCCGACGTTCGATCGGGACGAACTCGTCGCGCTTCTCGCCGCTGAAGAAGACATACGTGAGGGTCGGACACTGACTGCAGACGAAGCCCGCGAGCGGTTCGGAACGGACGATGAGTGA
- a CDS encoding O-acetylhomoserine aminocarboxypropyltransferase/cysteine synthase family protein, producing the protein MTDDDRGFETNALHVGQEEPDPATGARAPPIYQTTSYVFEDAEDAAQQFALEKPGHIYSRLMNPTTGLLQERLAALEGGVGAVATASGMSALNLTTFLLADVGDNVVTASALYGGTYTYFSHTAPRNGVEARFVDTLDYDAYDEAIDEDTAYVHLETIGNPALVTPDIERVADIAHDHGVPLFVDNTFATPYLSNPIEHGADLVWESTTKWIHGSGTTVGGVVVDGGTFPWEEYAEDYPEIAGDNPAYHGVNFADRFGEAAFTYAAIARGLRDLGNQQSPFDAWQTIQGLESLPMRMERHSENAQLVAEYLDDHDEVAWVNYPGLESHETHDNASEYLEGGYGGMITFGLEAGYEAARETVESAELASLLANVGDAKTLVIHPASTTHQQLTAEEKAAAGVRDDMVRLSVGVEDPTDIIGDLDQAIAQATQ; encoded by the coding sequence ATGACTGACGACGACCGCGGATTCGAGACGAACGCCCTCCACGTCGGGCAGGAAGAACCCGACCCTGCCACGGGCGCACGCGCACCGCCGATCTATCAGACGACCAGCTACGTCTTCGAGGACGCCGAAGACGCCGCCCAGCAGTTCGCCCTCGAGAAGCCGGGCCACATCTACTCTCGGCTCATGAACCCGACCACGGGACTGCTCCAGGAACGACTCGCCGCGCTCGAAGGCGGCGTCGGTGCCGTCGCGACCGCCTCGGGGATGAGCGCGCTGAATCTCACGACCTTCCTGCTGGCGGACGTCGGCGATAACGTCGTCACCGCCTCGGCGCTGTACGGCGGGACCTATACCTACTTCAGCCATACCGCGCCGCGCAACGGCGTCGAGGCGCGCTTCGTCGACACGCTGGATTACGACGCCTACGACGAGGCGATCGACGAGGACACCGCCTACGTCCACCTCGAAACGATCGGTAACCCCGCGCTGGTGACGCCCGACATCGAGCGCGTCGCCGACATCGCCCACGACCACGGCGTCCCGCTGTTCGTCGACAACACCTTTGCGACGCCGTATCTGTCGAACCCGATCGAACACGGTGCAGACCTGGTCTGGGAGTCGACGACCAAGTGGATCCACGGCTCGGGCACGACCGTCGGCGGCGTCGTCGTCGACGGCGGCACGTTCCCCTGGGAAGAGTACGCCGAAGACTACCCCGAGATCGCCGGCGACAACCCCGCCTATCACGGCGTCAACTTCGCCGATCGGTTCGGCGAGGCGGCGTTCACCTATGCCGCGATCGCTCGCGGACTGCGCGATCTGGGCAACCAGCAGTCGCCGTTCGACGCCTGGCAGACGATCCAGGGGCTGGAGTCGCTGCCGATGCGGATGGAACGCCACTCCGAGAACGCCCAGCTGGTGGCCGAGTATCTCGACGACCACGACGAGGTCGCCTGGGTCAACTACCCCGGGCTGGAGAGCCACGAAACGCACGACAACGCTTCGGAGTATCTCGAGGGTGGCTACGGCGGCATGATCACCTTCGGCCTCGAGGCCGGCTACGAGGCCGCCCGCGAGACCGTCGAGTCGGCCGAACTGGCCAGTCTCCTGGCGAACGTCGGCGACGCCAAGACGCTTGTCATCCACCCGGCTTCGACGACCCACCAGCAACTCACCGCCGAGGAGAAGGCAGCTGCCGGCGTCAGAGACGATATGGTCCGGCTCTCCGTCGGCGTCGAAGACCCGACAGACATCATTGGCGATCTGGATCAGGCGATCGCGCAAGCGACGCAGTGA
- a CDS encoding PUA domain-containing protein, whose amino-acid sequence MTEAASEMDLDTLARVVTYQFGPDGAALFDDPDLEITRSTSGRPRQIIAPDGRLVTYSTTGRFTLGLAGGRRLHESLPHPDYRIVVGDESEPFVRDGKNVFAKFVREVDPNVRPGDEVLVTHHRGDLLAVGRAELPAGDMLDFETGMAVAVRDGAED is encoded by the coding sequence ATGACAGAGGCCGCCTCCGAAATGGATCTCGACACGCTAGCGCGGGTCGTGACCTACCAGTTCGGGCCGGACGGTGCGGCGCTGTTCGACGACCCCGATCTGGAGATTACGCGCTCGACGTCCGGTCGGCCTCGACAGATCATCGCGCCGGACGGTCGGCTCGTGACCTACAGCACGACGGGCCGGTTCACGCTCGGACTGGCCGGCGGGCGTCGACTGCACGAATCGCTCCCGCATCCCGACTACCGGATCGTCGTCGGCGACGAGAGCGAACCGTTCGTTCGCGACGGCAAGAACGTCTTCGCGAAGTTCGTCCGCGAGGTCGATCCGAACGTGCGGCCCGGCGACGAGGTCCTCGTGACCCATCACAGGGGCGATCTGCTGGCCGTCGGTCGCGCAGAACTGCCGGCCGGGGACATGCTGGATTTCGAGACCGGGATGGCGGTTGCCGTTCGGGACGGCGCTGAGGACTGA
- a CDS encoding LabA-like NYN domain-containing protein, whose translation MTRSETHGTQRVAVLADSQNLYHTARSLHERNIDYAELLDAAVDGRSLTRAIAYVIKANAPEEESFFDALVDIGFETRIKEIRTFGDGSKKADWDVGMSLDAVSLAEHIDAVALCTGDGDFTRLCRHLQHEGVRVDVIAFEESTAEDLIAAADGFIDLGSDPDRFLL comes from the coding sequence ATGACCAGAAGCGAGACGCACGGGACACAGCGGGTCGCGGTCCTCGCGGATTCACAGAACCTCTATCACACCGCCAGGAGCCTCCACGAACGCAACATCGACTACGCGGAGTTGCTCGACGCGGCAGTCGACGGGCGGTCGCTCACGCGGGCGATCGCCTACGTGATCAAGGCCAACGCGCCCGAGGAAGAGTCGTTTTTCGACGCCTTGGTCGACATCGGCTTCGAGACCCGGATCAAGGAGATCCGGACCTTCGGCGACGGCTCGAAGAAGGCCGACTGGGACGTCGGAATGAGTCTCGACGCCGTCTCGCTGGCCGAACACATCGACGCCGTCGCGCTGTGTACCGGCGACGGCGACTTCACGCGACTCTGCAGACACCTCCAGCACGAGGGCGTCAGAGTCGACGTGATCGCGTTCGAGGAATCGACGGCCGAAGATCTCATCGCGGCGGCTGACGGCTTCATCGACCTCGGGTCCGATCCCGACCGGTTTCTGCTCTAG
- a CDS encoding TrmB family transcriptional regulator, protein MDSERLVSVLKSGGLSRYQAQAYVALLELGTASAGDLADASGVPQPRIYDVLRDLEADGYVETYEGETLQARIHDPAALVSDLSTRIAQFQSATDEIEHRWTEPEPTGQEAAIVAQFETVLTRTIEFIEDANNYVQLSVTPGQIEQLEPTLRAAHEDGIYVQLAIHSFGEDELPDEEYLAGICTEARVRERPAAFLALIDQQQVGYALHVDSPSEYGMLIDDRGLAYVFSWFFSTMLWELWDTHYDGRSSDPPIRYFEIRRAIPEIEALLEEGATVHVRITGQWVDSRRPCQLVGTVTEVSYEGEHLDEGPTTLRDLVGRASLVVETDGGTFSVGGIGTHLEDVETDQIVVEEIEP, encoded by the coding sequence ATGGACAGCGAGCGACTGGTTTCGGTCCTCAAGAGCGGCGGGCTCTCGCGCTATCAGGCCCAGGCGTACGTCGCGTTGCTCGAACTCGGGACCGCCTCGGCCGGCGACCTGGCGGACGCCAGCGGCGTTCCCCAGCCCCGGATCTACGACGTCTTGCGGGATCTCGAGGCCGACGGGTACGTCGAGACGTACGAGGGCGAGACCCTTCAGGCTCGGATCCACGATCCGGCGGCGCTCGTCTCGGATCTGAGCACCCGGATCGCCCAGTTCCAGTCGGCCACCGACGAGATCGAACACCGCTGGACGGAGCCGGAACCGACCGGCCAGGAGGCGGCGATCGTCGCGCAGTTCGAGACGGTGCTCACGCGAACGATCGAGTTCATCGAGGACGCCAACAACTACGTCCAGCTGTCGGTTACACCGGGGCAGATCGAACAGCTCGAGCCGACGCTGCGAGCGGCTCACGAGGACGGCATCTACGTCCAGCTCGCGATCCACTCGTTCGGCGAGGACGAGTTGCCCGACGAGGAATACCTCGCCGGGATCTGTACCGAGGCACGCGTCCGTGAGCGACCGGCGGCGTTTCTGGCACTGATCGACCAGCAACAGGTCGGGTATGCGCTCCACGTCGATTCCCCCAGCGAGTACGGCATGCTCATCGACGATCGGGGGCTCGCCTACGTCTTCTCGTGGTTCTTCTCGACGATGCTGTGGGAGCTGTGGGACACCCACTACGACGGCCGCTCGAGCGACCCTCCGATACGCTACTTCGAGATCAGGCGAGCGATCCCCGAGATCGAAGCGTTGCTCGAGGAGGGCGCGACCGTCCACGTCCGGATTACTGGCCAGTGGGTCGACAGCCGCCGTCCCTGCCAGCTCGTCGGCACTGTCACCGAGGTCTCCTACGAGGGGGAGCACCTCGACGAGGGACCGACCACACTCAGGGACCTCGTCGGCCGGGCCAGCCTCGTCGTCGAGACCGACGGTGGCACGTTCTCCGTCGGTGGCATCGGCACGCATCTGGAGGACGTCGAGACCGACCAGATTGTCGTCGAGGAGATCGAACCCTAG
- a CDS encoding aminopeptidase, with protein sequence MTDDLRVAAETALNQCMGLQSGESCAIITDDKRWKIGKVLYDVASEITGDTTIVRYPPGDQHGEEPPATVAAAMREPDVLLAPTTKSLSHTRARSAATDGGARAATLPGITEDVFTRGLDADYESIREHCNRVLAAVGNATEIRVTAPSGTDITLEPGDREWQEDTGIVHEPGSFSNLPAGEVFVSPATANGRVVVDGTMRPHGLLEGGQTVAFEVEDGQVTAIEDDAIREQVEEGAEEVGDAAYNLAELGIGTNVAVEQLVGSVLLDEKAGGTVHFAIGDDASIGGDTEAPLHLDGIVREPTVYADGEDVSLPTP encoded by the coding sequence ATGACTGACGACTTGCGCGTCGCGGCCGAGACGGCGCTGAACCAGTGCATGGGACTGCAATCGGGCGAGTCCTGTGCGATCATTACCGACGACAAGCGCTGGAAGATCGGCAAAGTGCTGTACGACGTCGCGAGCGAGATTACCGGTGACACGACGATCGTCCGGTATCCGCCGGGCGACCAGCACGGCGAGGAGCCCCCGGCGACGGTCGCAGCGGCCATGCGCGAACCGGACGTACTGCTCGCACCGACGACAAAGAGCCTCAGCCACACCCGGGCGCGCTCGGCTGCCACCGACGGCGGTGCGCGTGCGGCGACGCTCCCGGGAATCACCGAGGACGTGTTCACGCGCGGGCTCGACGCCGATTACGAATCGATCCGAGAACACTGCAATCGCGTCCTCGCGGCGGTCGGAAACGCGACGGAGATCCGGGTGACCGCGCCGTCGGGGACGGACATCACGCTCGAGCCCGGTGACCGAGAGTGGCAGGAGGACACCGGGATCGTCCACGAGCCGGGTTCGTTCTCGAACCTACCCGCCGGCGAAGTGTTCGTCAGTCCCGCGACCGCGAACGGTCGAGTCGTCGTCGACGGGACGATGCGACCCCACGGGCTACTCGAAGGCGGACAGACGGTCGCCTTCGAGGTCGAAGACGGGCAGGTCACCGCCATCGAGGACGACGCGATCCGCGAGCAGGTCGAGGAAGGGGCCGAGGAGGTCGGCGACGCGGCCTACAACCTCGCCGAGCTGGGGATCGGGACGAACGTCGCCGTCGAGCAGCTGGTCGGGTCGGTCCTGCTCGACGAGAAGGCGGGCGGGACGGTCCACTTCGCGATCGGCGACGACGCCTCGATCGGCGGCGACACCGAAGCGCCGCTGCATCTCGACGGGATCGTCCGCGAACCGACGGTCTACGCCGACGGCGAGGACGTGTCGCTGCCGACCCCCTAG